The genomic interval CTGCTCGGCGCCCACCTCACCGAAAAGGAGATCACCGCCCTCATCCCGCATCTGGATCGGGCCTTCCATCTGGCCTACCGGCGTATGACGGCCCCTATCGCCGCTCTCACCCGGCTGCCCACTCCATCCACCAGGGCGTTCTGGGAGAGCATCACCGCGATCCGTGCTCTGGCACAGGTGTGCATCAACCGCCACAGGCAGGAGGGGGGAAGCCCGGACTCTCTCATCGCAGCTTTGGTCAGCACCACCACGGACGAACGGGCCTTCACCGACGAGGAACTCCTCGACCAGATCGTCACCCTCTTCTTCGCCGGGACCGAGTCCACCGGGGCGGCCCTGACCTGGACCTTCTACCACCTGGCGAACAACCCCGGTGCGGAGGAAGCCTTGCACCGGGAGGTCGATGACGTCCTGGGCGGGAAACCCGCATCCGTCTCCGATCTCCCCATGCTGGGTCAGGTCAACCGCTGCCTGACCGAATCGCTCCGCCTGACGCCACCGTCATGGCTGCTGTCCCGCACGGTCACCTCTCCCGCCGAACTCGGCGGAGTGAAGCTTCCCGCCGGCACCACGGTGTTCTTCAGCCCGTACATCCTGCACCACCTGCCGGAAGTCTTCCCCGCCCCGGAAGACTACGAGCCCGACAGGTGGCTGCCGGAAAGGGCATCGCGCCGGCAGAAGGCGGCCCTGCTGCCCTTCGGCCACGGAGCCCGCAGGTGCATCGGCGATACATTCGGCATGACCGAGGCCTCCCTCGCCCTCGCCACCATCGCCACACGATGGCGACTCGCCCCCGACTCGGACGCACCACCCGCACAGCAGGCCATCGCCCTCACACTGAACCTCCGGACCTTTCCCGTCATCCCAGCCCGCCGGAAACACTGAGCCCCGGAACGGCGGCTCGGCTCCTTGACAGCGGTGGGCTCCGATTCGGAGAGTGACCTTCTGGGAGCCTCGTAGAACCCGTCTTTCAACCCGACGAGGGTGGAAAGACTGAGGTATGAGCATGGAGAGATGGGCCGACGTGCCTGATGGTTGTGACATGCCGCTGACGGTGTAACGATGCCTTTGGTCTGTTCAGGCGGGTCGTCCTCCTCGGTGGTGGCTGGATGTTCGGCAACGCTTCCTTGCCGTCTGGGCCGCCACCGTCCTGCCCCGGGTCCGCTGAACCTGTCACAAACACCCCGGCCGGCCCCGTCGGAGAAGGCCGCTGCACCGCGGTCTTCGTCACCGGCGCGCGCATCGCCGCCCTGACCACCGTCCTCGCCAGCCGCGGAGACCAAGGCTTCACCAGCGCGGCTCGCGACAGCGCCGAGAGCTGAGCACAGGGCCGGCCGCTGACATGCCGGGAATGCGGGTGACCGCGATGGTGTCCGGCTTCCCGAGTGGACCATCAGGCTCCGGTCTGGTTGGGCGCCGGAGGAGGGGTGGGGAGGAGGGCGGGGTGTGCCAGGCGCAGTCGGCGGCGCGGCAGCCGCACCACGCCCTGGGGCGCGGCCCGCCGCCCGCGCGGATGTGGGCCAGGTGGGTGTTGACGTGCCCGACCGCGGCCTTGCGCCCCGCGGCCGTACTGGGGGAGCGCTGATCAGGGCAGGCCGGGCGGGAGCAGGAAAGCCGGACCGTGCCGGCGGAGGACGGCTGTCAGGATCCAGGCGCACCGTCCATACCCGCCCCGCGACGAGCTCCTCCTGCGTACCGGCCTCCACCGCCATGCGCGAACTCCCATCCCTTGTTTGATCCGTTGCCCAGCGGTCCCCATCATCGGGGATCCGGCCGGGCAACCTCCGGGGGAAACGGATCTCGAGCCCGGCACGCCCGCGAAAAGGGCCAGGTCACCCACGGGGACATCAGACCGGGTGGCACTGATGGGTGATCGGCCTGAGCGTTCCGTCGTTGTCGTACGTGAGGCCCGCTGCTCCGGCACGGTCCTCCGGCCGTGATCTGAAGGCTCTCTCGGCGAGGGCAGGCTCATGGCCGCGAATGCACACACGAGGCCCGTCCCCTGGAAGGGACCCCCTGGGGGGCGGGTCTGTTCTCGACACTGCTGTCTTCTGTCGCCTGAAGTGCGTGCGACTGTGGTGGTGCGGGCTCGGTGGGACTTCGGCGGACACGTCGTTGGTCAGTCGTCCCGGGGGTGGGACTCGTTTGGGTGAGGGCAGGGCGGAACCCCTTGTTCCGTGGCCCCCGTGGGCAGATCGTGCGGGGCCGGATCCTTCTTCACAGGGAGAAGCTCATGACATCGATCGATTCCGACCGTCGTGCCACGCCCGTCACTCAGGCCGACGGAACCGGGGCCGGAGGCAGCACGGCCACCCTCACCCCGATCGCCGAGCAGGCATCCCCCCAGCTCCTGGGGCTCGTCACCGGACTGCTGAACAGCCTGCTGGGCGGTCTCTCGGACCGCAATGCGAAGACCGACGTGACCCCGGTGCGCTGGGACCGTTGATCATCGCCTGGTGGCGTGCTGCCCGCAGAGCGCGGGCGGCACGCCGTGATCCCCTGACCCGCGCGCAGGTCCTCGCCGGCCCGGCGGGTCTGGCCTCTGCCGCGACGGCGGCCACGACCGGCCCCGCCGAGGCCGTCAACGGCCACCAGGTCCTGGAGGAAGTCCTCCGGCTGCCGGTCAGTACCTGGCGCTACCACTGGGACCCGCCGGATGTCCGGCATCTCGGCCCGATGGCGCAGGACTGGCACGCGGCCTTCGGGCTCGGCGACAACGACGTCACCATCTCCGCCACCGACACCAACGGCGTCGCCCTCGTCTGTATCCAGGCCCTCCACCGCCGCATCGAAGACCTCACCGCCCAGGTCGAGACGCTGCGGGAACAGGTCGGCCGCCTGGACCGGCCACCCCTGGCCGAGACGGCCGAAAGGCGGTCACAGCCGTAGAGACGGCGGATCCACCTGCCCCTGCTCACCGTTATCCCGGCGAGGGCCGCTCCTCTGAGTTGCCCGCACCGGGAGCAAGGGGGGGCGGCCACGGGCCAACGTGCACGTGATCACGATGAAGGCATTGATGACGAGTCTGCTGCCGGATGAAGCGCGGCGAGGGGCGACCGGGGTGGCGTCACGGTTCCGGGGCGATCTTTTCGACTGCCTGACTGCGCGCGGGGACGAGCTGTTCGAGCTGACGGATGCGTTGCTGTGTGCGGACGGGCCGGTGAGGACGCCGGTGGATCTGACGCTGGTGGCTGAGCACCGGCGTGGGCAGGGCGCCATGTACGACGCGCTGAACAACGGGAACGTCGACGTCCCCCGGCTGCGTCAGGTGCTGGCCGGCCTGCCCATGCCGCAGGCCGGCGACGGGCGTCTGGTCCTCGCGGTCGACATCAGTCACTGGCCCCGCCCCGACGCCCCGACCAGCTCAGAACCGCATTCTGAAATGATCAGTAATTAGCTGCTTGGGCTAACTGCCGTGCCGTCTACTTGCTGCGACTCCACCGCCCTTCCCGGCACCAGGACGGCAAGGGTGCTGCGCGCTTCACGCCGCATCGTGCGGCGCCGAGCAAAGGTCGCAGTAAGAGCGAGGATCGAGACCGTGCTCCCGTAGAACACGGCAGCAATCGCGGAGATGAGCCCGATCGTCATCGGGCACGCACCTTTCTTCCCCCCCCCGTTCGGCCTACCCGGCTCACCAGCCCGAGCGGGCGTTGATGCGTTTCCTCTCCACCATACGCGCGTCGCCAACTCCCCCTGCTTTCCAGCTCATCACTGTCCGGTAACCACCTATGGCTACGGTCCGCGTACCAGGGTGTCCACACCGCCGGGGTCGCCTCAGCCGGAGGCCGCCCCCGCGGGGGCGGCCTCCGGCTGATCCCTCCAACCACCCGGGGCAGCAGTCGGCCCCGGGCCACCGCCGAGATGGGCGACGCTTCGTTGTCGTCAGGACCATGGTGGAACCAGGGCGACCGGATGCGCGACCTACGCCGAGCGGATCGCCACGGCCGCCGTGCGGGGGCCGGCCCCGCAGTCAGGGCTGACTGCGGCGTTGTGGCTTTCGTCGCGCTGCGCTTCGGCACACCCGTATGAGGTGGCGGGGATGGGCGAGAAGGAGAGGGCTGGCGAGCATATTGCTGACGCGGGCGATGTCTTGGAACATGCGGGGATCCTGTGGGACGAGCCGTTGCCACTGGTCCAGGTACCAGTGGGCTGTCCGGTGAGGGAGGGAGCGGGGCGGTTCGGGCTGCCAGTGCAGGTCGGGGAGGGTGGACATGTGCCAGGGCCAGGTGGTGATGCGGGCCGCGCGGCGTTGGAAGGAGGGGGCCAGGCCGTCGAGATCCTGCGGGCGGTCGGACAGCAACTCCCCTAGGGTAAGGGCCTGTTGGGCGGCCACCGTCATGCCCTGGGCGTAGACGGGATTGAAGGCGCAGACCGCGTCGCCGAGTGCGAGGAGGCATTCGGGCCAGAGGCGGAGGCGGTGGTAGTGGAGGCGGCGGCCAGCGGTGCGGGCGTAGCGGACGGGTGGGCCGAGGGGTTCGAGGTTCGCGAGGACCTTGTGCAGGTCGCCGGTGAGGGTGGCGGTGAAGGCGTCGAATCCGGCCGGGTCGGTGGGTGGGTGGTGGCCGCCCACGCCCTGCAGGGTGACGATGAGCTGGTCATTCTCGACTCGGATGACGAAGCAGCCGTGCGGGGAGTGGGGGGCGTACGGGGGCTGGAAGACGGCCGACCAGTCCGGGGCTTGGCCGACGGGGAGGCGGTAGGCGCGGGTGGCGTAGCCGACGTGGGCATCGACGACGGTTTCGGCGGGGCGGGGCAGGCCGAGGGCCGCGAGCCAGTCGGGGAGGTGGGAGGTGCGGCCGGAAGTGTCCACCACCAGGGTGGCGGAGAGGTGCCGTACCGCGCCGGGGTTGCGGCCGCGGATCAGGTGGACGCCGGTCACCCGGTGCTGATAGCGGTACCGTTCGGTGGTCAGGCCGGTGACAGTGACGCCCTCCTCAATGCGGATACGGGCGTCCGCCGCGAGGACCCGTTCGCGGATCACCGCTTCGAGCAGGGGGCGGCTGACCGGCTGGATGAGGATGCCGGAGGTGCGGGGCGGTGGAGTGCCGTAGGGGAGGTGGAGCTGCCCCTGGGCGCAGAAGTCCACCGGGGGTGCGCCAGCCGCCCGCAGGTCGTCGCCGATGCCGGGCAGGAGCCGTTCGAGGGTGAGCAGCCCGCCGGCCTGGAGGGCGTGGGCGTGCCGGCCCTGGGGCACACCCGGGCGGGGGCTCGGGCGGGCCGGGAGGCGGTCGCGTTCCAGGACGGTGACGGTGGTGAAGTTCGGGCCGAGGACGCGGGCGGTGAGCAGGCCGGCGATGCCGGCGCCGATGACGAGGGCGTGTTCGTGCTGCCGGGTCCGGCCCACGGTCGTCAGCCCCTTTCCCCCTTCGGCTCGTTATCGGGCGAGGAATGCGAAGATCATCCGCTCAGTCCTTTTGTCGGGCGGTGTCTTCCTGCATCGCCGAGGCGGTCGGCGGCTGCGATCGGAGCATGCAGATCCCCGCAGTGACCACCCAGACGCAGAACAGGGCCGTCGGCGAGAAGTTGAGCAGCGAGACCGGGCGCAGCGGGCCGCTGTTGACCATGAACGTGAGGAAGAGCGCGGCGTTGGGCACCGCCAGTACCAGTGCGCTGGTACCCAGCCACCGGGGAAGGACGTCGGCACGCCTGATCGCCAGTCCCGCGCCTACCAGGAATAGGGCGATGCACGGGAACAGGAAAAGAAAGATGGCGACATCGACGTAGTACAGCGCGGCGATGATCGTCGTATTGCCGGGATCCTCTTTGATCCAGAACGCGATCGCTCCCCAGATCGTGTAGGTGAGGAAGGTCAGTACGACGACGCACACCATGGCCCAGCCGGTCAGCCTGGTGAGCGTCCGGGACCGGCCTGGCCCGCGCAGCAGTTCCAGCAGGCCGGCAGCGAACCACAGGTAGAACAGGAACAGGATGCCGGTCAGGACCTGCAGCTTCGTGACCACGGGGCTGTTCTGGTAGAACGCGAAGATCTCCCCGGGGGTGTCGTCGACGTAGGGGAAGAACTTAGGGAACTTCCCGCTGAGGTAGAACGGGATGGCCGCGGCCGGGCTGGAGAGGATCCCGGCCCATGCCGCCAGCCGGACCTGTCGGTAGTCGTCGGCGTGTCCCGGGGGCTGGGCCTCGTGGGTGCCCATGCCGCTGTGGTGTACGGCGGGAACGTCTCGGCTGGTCATTTCGAGCCTGTGCACTGGCTGTAGCCATGGACCACGCTCGTGGAGGGGGCGTACGTACCGTATTCACAGGTGTACTGGGGGGCGGCAGCATGAGCCTGTGGGGCGGTGAGGGCCAGGCCGGCGATACCGAGGCTGATTGCTCCTGCGGTGGCGGCGATGCGTTGTGGGGTGTGCACGGCTGTCGCTCCCTTCCGATGCTGGTGAGTGACCGAGGCCGCGACGTTCCAGCACGGTGGTTGACGCTCCGGCCTTTAGTTGGAGCACTTCAGCAGACCGCAGCCTGTCAACCTGCAACAGTGGGTGCGTAGATTTTTCACTCTTTTGAGGTATTAAGTTCGAAGGTCGCAAGGGCTGTACCCATGCCGTCAACTATTGGCGGCTTGTCCTCACCTCAGCGACACACAGCACCCGCGAGTCTCTCCCAAGCAACTCCCTCAGCCTGCCTCGCAGAGCGTCACAGATCAGGGGGATTGGAGGGTGTCTGAAGGTCATTGATGCGCTCGCGTACTGGTTGCGGGCCGGCTGTGCCTGGCGGTTGCTTCCGCATGACTTCCCGCCGTGGCAGACGGTGCACGTCAGCGCTCAGGCTGGATCGCAAACAAGTGCGACCGCATGCGCATCCAATGCGACTGCCCGTTGGCCACGTGATCAGCGTTTGTCACGAGGGTGAATCCCGCGGATTGATCACGACTCGATACGCACCCTAGCTGCCAGGTTGGTGCAGGTCGGGCAGGTGTTGGTCCAGGCGCCCAGTTGACACTGCCCGCCATGGTGGTGAGTTCTGCTCAGGGCCAAAGGTGGCTCGGCAGGCTGATGGTGGTGGCCGCGCCGCTGTGCATGACCAGGACGGTGGTTACAGCGAAGACGAACAGCAGGATGTTGAGCGTGGCGGCGCAGGCCAGGATCCGCACGGCGCCGGCACGCCACCCGGTCGCGAGTTCGGATCCGCGCAGCATCAGTGGCTCCACGGACTTGACCGTCAGCAGGTATCTCGCCATCCCGAACGGAACGACGATGACGGCGATCAGTACGGAATAATTGAGGGGCATCCCGTACCAGGCCTCCGGCAGGATCGTCAGGGACTTGATGCGGGTCGGGTAGGTGTAGAGGCCGGTGAGCATCCAGGGAATCTGGATCGAGGTGTCGATCACGGTGGTGACGAGGACGCCCACTGCTGCAAGGCGTGCCAGGCCCCACCGGGGGCGGGCGCGGGCGATCGCCGAGGTCATCCGGCATTGCAGCCAGACCCAGACCACCATGAGCGAATAGGTGATCACAGAGCCGGAGAGAACCGCCTCCGTCTGGTTCTCGGGCCGGATACTGTGCCAGCCAGGCAGATAAGGTCCCCAGCTCGCCACATGGACGGCGTAGTGGCTGGTGATGAAGCCGAGCCCGCTGTAGTTGAAGATCGGGTCTTGCCAGGAGGTGAGGAAGGCGCCGACGAATACAGCCATGTCGAAGGTGACCTGTCCCGCCCTCAGACATCGTCTGACGAGGACCACTGCGATGGTGACGATTAACAGAACGGTGACCACCTGTGCGGTCCAGATACTCACCGCTCGGGCAGTCGAGATGCGATAGCCGGAGTCCGGCAGGGAGTGAGCGCCGCCATCGATCGCCCATCTGACCAGTACCGAGGCGGCGAAGAAAACGATCAGCATGCCGAGCGCGGCGAGCACTCCCGCCGGAGAGCGCCACAGTCGGCCGGGTGGGTTCGACGCCGAAGCGCGGGGTGGCCTTGTTGCGTCTGTCACCTGCGGGCACCTCTCTGTGAGGGACAGGTGAGCTGCTGGCGGGACCGGCCTGGGCGGGGGTCAGGGAGGACCGCCTTCAGGTCCTGCCGGGTACCCGGCAGGACCTGGTGGGGTGTGCTGGGGGCCGAGTTGGTCGATGGTCCAGCCGTGCGGGTAGCTGCGAGGAGTGCGCTCGTAGGGGTGCGAGTCGGGGCGTGGTGGGAGGAGTCGGATGAGTCGGCCGCGAGTGCGCAGGCTCCAGCGGACGGCGGTGGTGAACCAGGCGGGCATGGTGGGCTGGCCGAGGATGTCGCGGATGTGTTCGGGGATCAGGGCGGTGATGGCCTTGGTCGCGATGGTGCGGGTGCCGGGCGGGCACAGGGAGGCGATGATCCGCATCGTGTGGCCGACCATCGTGGCGTTGGCGTAGTGCCACTGGCCGCGGTCGTGGATGTCGTGCTCCAGCCAGGTCTTGAAGCCGCCGTAGTCTCGGGGGATGTTCTTGATGCCCATGAGTTCGCCGAGGCGATGGTGGGCCAGGGCGATGGCGCGCTCCTCGGTCTCGGAGAGCCGGCGCCAGCTGTAGTGGTTGATCCATTCGATGGCGGCGACCACATGTCCGGCGAGGATGTGCAGGTAGTCGTCGTTGGAGATGTCGTAGTGGCCGTGGACCTTGTTGAGGGCGCGCACCGTCTTCCTGCCGTGTGCGGAGTCCAGGCCGTGGCGATGGGCTTCGAACGGGAAGAGCATGGTGTCGTCGTAGCGCTTCATCGGGTGGTGGGCGAATTCGCCGGTGCTGGCCAGGGTGTGGGTGATGCTGGGGATGACGAAGTCGGTCACCAGCGCGAACGACCACCCGGTGTTGTAGTCCCAGGGGAATTCGTACCGGGTGACCAGCGCGAAGATCTCGTCATAGTCCTGCTCGGGGTCCAGGGTCTGGATGTAGCGCAGGCGGCTGTAGCGTTCCCTCACCGGGATCTCTCCTTGCCCGTGTCTGAGAAGCCCATCTGACCCATGAGCCAGGCGGCGAGGCTGGCGGGGCTGGGTTTGACCCAGATGACACCCGGTTTGATGTCGGTGTGCAGGGTGCGCTGGATGCATTGCTGGAGCTGTACGGCACCAAGGGAGTCGAGGCCGAGCATGACCATGCTGGTGTGCGGGCCGATGTGGCGGCTGGTACCGCCGAGCAGCTCGCGCACCTGGTCGATGATGAACTCCTGCAGCAGGTGCAGGCGTGCGCTGTCGGTACTGGCGGCGAGAACCTCGTCGCGGACCGGCGAGGAACTGCTCTCCTCCGTGAGGGTGTCGGTGAGGAGCGGGGCAAGCAGCGTGGAGCGCCGCACGGCGGGGTAGGGGGCGGTCCAGCCGCTGATGTCGATGGGCGAGTAGGCGATGTGGTGGTGGCCCTCAGCCAGGATGCGTTCCAGGGCGGCGATACCGTCCGCGGGCGTGATCATGATGAAACGACGCTGGACGAGGTGCTGGCCGCGGCCGACCTGGCTCCAGGCGCCCCAGTCGATGGCGGTGGCGGGCAGCCCCAGGCTGCGGCGCCAGGTGGCGAAAGTGTCGAGGAAGGTGTTGGCGGCGGCGTAGGCACCCTGCCCCGGTGAGCCGAGCAAGCCGGCGACGGAGGAGTAGAGAGCAAAGAAGTCCAGGTCGTGGGCGAGGGTGGCCTGGTGCAGGGCCCAAGCGCCCTCAGCCTTGCCGTGCCAGACCCGGGCCGTCAGCTCGTCGTCGAGGTTGGCGAGGGTGGCGTCCTCGACCACACCGGCAGCATGCAGCACACCGCGCAGCACCATGCCGCCCTCGACAGCTCTGCACACGGTTTGCCCGGCGGTGCCGGGGTCGGCGATATCGCCCAGGACCACGCCGATGTCGGCCCCGGTGGCAGCACGCAGTGCGTCGAGTTCCTCGGCCACCGTCTCGCTGGGGGCGGTGCGGCCGCAGGCCACGATGCGTCCTGCGCCACGCTCGGCCAGCCAGCGCACGGCCAGCAGGCCGAGTCCCCCCAGGCCGCCGGTGACCAGGTAGGCGCCACCCTGGCGGAGGGGCCCTGGCAGGGGCGAGAGGGCGGGGGCGGGTCCGGTGCGGATGCGGGCGAGGTGTCGCACGCCGTGCCGCCAGGCGATTTCGCTGATCGGCTGGCCGGTGGCGAGCAGGTCGTCCAGGACCGCGTCCAGCGGAGTGGAACCGGAGATCTCGATGCTGCTGGGCGCCAGTTCGGGATGCTCGAAGGCCGCCACCCGCAGCAGGCCCGGCAGCCCGGCCGCCGCGAGCGGGGAGCCGTCGCCGCGCCACAGCACCCACAGGCGAGGCGGGTTGACGCGCTGGACGAGGTGCCGGATGACAGTGAGCACGCGGGTGAGGTTCTCGCGAGCAGTGATGGCCGGAGTACGGTCGATGCTGCCCGTTGGACCGAGCACCAGGGCCAGCGCGGTGACCGGCGGCGCGGACGGGTCCCCCAGCGCCTCGGCCAGAACCCCTTCGGGCACGATGCTGCCTGTGAGATGGGTGAGCAGGCGACTGCCAGCGCTCTTCCTCCCCAGCAGCGTGGCCAGTCGCGGTGCCCACGGGGTGTTGTCATCGGTGATGACCAGCCACTGGCTCTCCCCGTCCAGCTCGCGCCCCTCGGGCAGAGGTTCGGGAGTCCAGGCGAGGTGGGCCAGACGAGCGGCGTACCGCTGCTCGGGCGGGGTGATGTTGGTCAGGTGCAGTCCGCGCACTTCGGCGACGACGGTGCCGTCGGCGGTGGCGAGCTGTCCGGAGGCGGTGCAGGCCAGGTCGTCGGCCTGATGGATCTCCACGCTCGCCCAGCGGGCGTGGGCGGTGGGCCCGTGCACGCGGATCTCGTCAAAGCCGGCCACCACGACAGGACCGGGGCTGGTAGCACAGTACGCCAGCCAGGCGGCGACCACGGTCTGCACCAGTTCGTCGAGGAGCGCCGGGTGCAGGATCATCATCCACGCGGAGACACGGGCGGTTTCGGCGATCCGCAGCCGGGAGACGGCCCGGTCGTGCCCGGGGCTGATCTGGATGCGTTCCACTGCGGTGAACGCCGGGCCGTGGCGGACGTCGTGGCATTCGCGGAAGTGCTGGTACAGGTCAGCCGGGACGGCATCGCTCCACCCTTCGCTGGTGAGGGTGGAGGTGTCCACAGGTGGTGGGGTGTCGTCCGGGGACAGCGGCCGTACGGTGGCACGGGCATGGACGAGGACGCCGCCCTCGTGGCGGGAGACCACTTCAGTCCTGGCCTGCTGCGCCTGGGTGGTGAGGCAGGTGGTGACCTCAGGTTCGGGCTCCAGGACCAGCGGAGCCTCGGCGCGCAGGTGCTCCAGCGCGATGCGGCGGGTGCCGAAGAGCTGCGCGCCAGCAGCGAGGAACATCTCGGCGAAGCCGGTGCCGGGCAGCACCGGGACACCGGCCACCTGGTGGTCGCCGAGCCATGGCAGCCGCCTTGGACTGATGGGGGTCTGCCACCAGTGCCGCGCCGGGTTCTCGGGGGCGGCGACATGGCCGCCCAGCAGCGGATGCTGGCTGGCTCCCACCAAGTGCGGGGCGACAAGCCGGTATGGAACATTGTCGCCACCGTGGCGGGTGCGGTGCCAGGCAGTGGTGGGCAGGTCGGCAAGGTGGCCGTCACCGTAGTGGGCGCCCCAGTCGATCCGGTCGTGCCCGGCGCAGTGCACGGCCGCGAGATGGGCCAGGAAGGCATCGGTGTCGTCGGCGCCCTGGCGCAGGGTGCCCACCGCCACGGCATCGGTGATGCCGTCCGCTTGGGCGGTGTCCAGGATCGGGCGCACCGCGAGCGGGTGTGGGGTGCACTCGATGAACAGGCGGTGCCCGGCGGCCAGTGCCGCCGAGACCGCGGTGCTGAAGCGCACCGTGGCGCGCTGGTTGCGCACCCAGTAGCCGGCGTCCAGTGGCCCGGGGGTCAGGGGGTCCTCGCTGACGGTGGAGAAGAAGCCACCACCGGGCACGAGCGCGGGCAGGCCGGCGAGTGCGGTGGTCAGGTCGTCAAGGATGGGGTCGACCTGTGCGGAGTGCGAGGCCACGTCGACATCGATCATCCGTGCTGCGGTGCCGTCGGCGTTCCATGCCTGGACCAGGGTGGCGATCTGGGCTGCGTCCCCTGAGACGACGGTGGACGTGGGGGAGGTGAGTACGGCGAGAGAGACTCCGTCGGCCCCGGCCCTCTCGATCGTGGCCTGGACTTTGTCGGCGCCCAGCAGCACTGAGGCCATCGCGCCGCCGGAGAGGGTGGCCAGCAGCGCGGAGCGACGGCAGATCACCCGTACCCCGTCCTCAGGGCTCAACACCCCGCACAATACGGCGGCGGCCACCTCGCCCAGCGACTGCCCGATCACCGCGGCCGGTTCGATGCCCCAGGATCGCCACAGGGAGGCCAGTGCGACCTGGACACCGAACAGCACCGGCTGGATCTTGTCGATGCCGACCAGAGCATCCGGTTCGGTGAGCATCCCACGCAGCGAAAAGCCCGCCTCCGCTGCAATCAGCGGCTCCAGCTCATCGATCGCGGTGGCGAACGCCGGTTCGACCTCCAGCAGGCGGCGGCACATCCCGGGCCGCTGGGAGCCCTGCCCGGTGAAGACGAACACCGGCCCGGCATGCTCCGGCGGCAGCACCGGCACCCCACCGGCCACACCCTCCTCCTGCTCTCCGGAGGCAAACGCCCGGGCCCGCGCGGCCAGCTGAGCGTAGTCGCGGGCGACCAGGCCCAGACGGTGGTCGGCGTGCGAGCGGCGCAGGGCCAGAGTGTGGGCCGCATCCGCCAGCACCACCGGCCGGCCCTGCTCGCTGTCCGCCCAGTCGGCCAGGCGGGAGGCGGCCGCGGACAGTGACTGCGGCGACGTACCTGACAACAGGAACAACCGGGCCGGTTCCTGTGCTGCCCGAGCAGCAGGGCGCGCCGTGCGGCGCCGGGCCGCGTTGGGGACGGACTCGAGAACCACATGCGCGTTCGTCCCGGTCACCCCGTACGAGCACACCGCGGCCAGCAGGGGGGCGCCCGTGACCGGCCACTTCGTCAGCGCGGTCGGCACAAACAGCCTCGACGCCTCCTCCCGGAGAATCGAGGGGTTCCACTCGGCGAAGTGGAGGTTGGGCGGGATGGCGCCGCGGCGCAGGCACTCCACCACCTTGATCACCCCGGCGATGCCGGAGACCGGTTCTGAGTGCCCGATGTTGGTCTTGACCGAGCCCAGCGCGCAGCGGCCCCGGCCGTGTCCGTAGACGGTGTTGATCGAGGTGTACTCGATCGGGTCGCCGACCGCCGTTCCCGGGCCGTGCGCCTCCACCAGACCCACTTCGCCCGGATCGATGCCCGCTCTGTCCACCGCCCGGCGGAACAACTCCTGCTGCATCTCGGTGGAGGGGGCGGTCAGGCGGCTGACCTGCCCGTCGTTGTTGACCGCACTGCCCCGAATCACCGCCAGCACCCGGTCCCCGTCCCGCCGCGCATCGGCAAGACGTTTCAGCACCAGCACCCCGGCCCCCTCCCCACGCACATAACCGTCCGCGCGGGCGTCGAAGGCATGGCAGGC from Streptomyces albireticuli carries:
- a CDS encoding cytochrome P450, coding for MKEHSRAQTRQWRAGEAPGALPLLGHGLALRRTPLAFLSSLPARGDIVRIRLGPSTAYVLCAPELVHQILAAPEIFDKGGPIFDRARETMGNGIGTSLRHVHRRQRALMQPSFSSQRITGYSKVMHEEVQRVVTSWSDGCAIDAAEVFGELAARATIRTLLGAHLTEKEITALIPHLDRAFHLAYRRMTAPIAALTRLPTPSTRAFWESITAIRALAQVCINRHRQEGGSPDSLIAALVSTTTDERAFTDEELLDQIVTLFFAGTESTGAALTWTFYHLANNPGAEEALHREVDDVLGGKPASVSDLPMLGQVNRCLTESLRLTPPSWLLSRTVTSPAELGGVKLPAGTTVFFSPYILHHLPEVFPAPEDYEPDRWLPERASRRQKAALLPFGHGARRCIGDTFGMTEASLALATIATRWRLAPDSDAPPAQQAIALTLNLRTFPVIPARRKH
- a CDS encoding tail fiber domain-containing protein is translated as MIIAWWRAARRARAARRDPLTRAQVLAGPAGLASAATAATTGPAEAVNGHQVLEEVLRLPVSTWRYHWDPPDVRHLGPMAQDWHAAFGLGDNDVTISATDTNGVALVCIQALHRRIEDLTAQVETLREQVGRLDRPPLAETAERRSQP
- a CDS encoding FAD-dependent oxidoreductase, with protein sequence MGRTRQHEHALVIGAGIAGLLTARVLGPNFTTVTVLERDRLPARPSPRPGVPQGRHAHALQAGGLLTLERLLPGIGDDLRAAGAPPVDFCAQGQLHLPYGTPPPRTSGILIQPVSRPLLEAVIRERVLAADARIRIEEGVTVTGLTTERYRYQHRVTGVHLIRGRNPGAVRHLSATLVVDTSGRTSHLPDWLAALGLPRPAETVVDAHVGYATRAYRLPVGQAPDWSAVFQPPYAPHSPHGCFVIRVENDQLIVTLQGVGGHHPPTDPAGFDAFTATLTGDLHKVLANLEPLGPPVRYARTAGRRLHYHRLRLWPECLLALGDAVCAFNPVYAQGMTVAAQQALTLGELLSDRPQDLDGLAPSFQRRAARITTWPWHMSTLPDLHWQPEPPRSLPHRTAHWYLDQWQRLVPQDPRMFQDIARVSNMLASPLLLAHPRHLIRVCRSAARRKPQRRSQP
- a CDS encoding transposase, with the translated sequence MDALAYWLRAGCAWRLLPHDFPPWQTVHVSAQAGSQTSATACASNATARWPRDQRLSRG
- a CDS encoding spirocyclase AveC family protein — protein: MLAALGMLIVFFAASVLVRWAIDGGAHSLPDSGYRISTARAVSIWTAQVVTVLLIVTIAVVLVRRCLRAGQVTFDMAVFVGAFLTSWQDPIFNYSGLGFITSHYAVHVASWGPYLPGWHSIRPENQTEAVLSGSVITYSLMVVWVWLQCRMTSAIARARPRWGLARLAAVGVLVTTVIDTSIQIPWMLTGLYTYPTRIKSLTILPEAWYGMPLNYSVLIAVIVVPFGMARYLLTVKSVEPLMLRGSELATGWRAGAVRILACAATLNILLFVFAVTTVLVMHSGAATTISLPSHLWP
- a CDS encoding oxygenase MpaB family protein — protein: MRERYSRLRYIQTLDPEQDYDEIFALVTRYEFPWDYNTGWSFALVTDFVIPSITHTLASTGEFAHHPMKRYDDTMLFPFEAHRHGLDSAHGRKTVRALNKVHGHYDISNDDYLHILAGHVVAAIEWINHYSWRRLSETEERAIALAHHRLGELMGIKNIPRDYGGFKTWLEHDIHDRGQWHYANATMVGHTMRIIASLCPPGTRTIATKAITALIPEHIRDILGQPTMPAWFTTAVRWSLRTRGRLIRLLPPRPDSHPYERTPRSYPHGWTIDQLGPQHTPPGPAGYPAGPEGGPP